In the genome of Halapricum salinum, one region contains:
- a CDS encoding carbohydrate ABC transporter permease yields the protein MSESEPEHPDLAAQERSEEPDLDRGIVEAWAAKMISNPDRAYKASFYVATIFFLVTTLFPFYWLFMVAITPSNSIGDVGVLTPGGFNPEAFIDIFVGFGIPFHRYIFNSFLIATVSTVLVLFVASLAGYVFGRLRFRGKTPLLLIVLVVSFFPPAAFFIPLNRLFNQNFDVLRPLLADGSLFNTPFAIMIPVSALYLPLSIFILMTFYSQIPDGLEDAARVEGTTRLGALFRVIVPLSAPGVATAGVLTFITVYNEYFFSSLMTSGDPQKWAPMLEGILAFRGQYEVLFNLMAAASIVAVLPVAILVIVAQEKIVSGLTAGALKE from the coding sequence ATGAGTGAATCTGAACCAGAGCACCCGGATCTAGCCGCACAGGAGCGGAGCGAAGAGCCTGACCTCGACCGCGGGATCGTCGAGGCGTGGGCAGCGAAGATGATCTCGAACCCTGACCGCGCCTACAAGGCGTCGTTCTACGTCGCGACGATCTTCTTCCTCGTCACCACGCTGTTCCCGTTCTACTGGTTGTTCATGGTGGCGATTACACCGAGCAACAGTATCGGGGACGTCGGGGTGTTGACGCCCGGGGGCTTCAACCCTGAAGCGTTCATCGACATCTTCGTCGGGTTCGGTATTCCGTTCCACCGGTACATCTTCAACAGCTTCCTGATCGCGACGGTCTCGACCGTCCTGGTGCTATTCGTCGCCAGCCTCGCGGGATACGTCTTCGGCCGCCTGCGCTTCCGCGGCAAGACCCCGTTGTTGCTGATAGTGCTGGTCGTGTCGTTCTTCCCGCCAGCGGCGTTCTTCATCCCGCTGAACCGGCTGTTCAACCAGAACTTCGACGTGCTTCGGCCGCTGCTGGCCGACGGGTCGCTGTTCAACACGCCGTTTGCGATCATGATCCCGGTGTCGGCGCTGTACCTGCCGCTGTCGATCTTCATCCTGATGACGTTCTACTCACAGATCCCCGATGGCCTCGAAGACGCAGCACGGGTCGAGGGGACCACGCGGCTCGGCGCACTGTTCAGGGTCATCGTGCCGCTGTCGGCACCCGGCGTCGCGACTGCCGGCGTGTTGACGTTCATCACCGTCTACAACGAGTACTTCTTCTCGTCGCTGATGACGAGTGGTGACCCACAGAAGTGGGCCCCGATGCTCGAAGGAATCCTCGCGTTCCGGGGGCAGTACGAGGTGCTGTTCAACCTCATGGCGGCGGCGAGTATCGTCGCCGTGCTCCCGGTCGCGATACTGGT
- a CDS encoding carbohydrate ABC transporter permease, which yields MTPDTSEQNTRLWARPLNWLETKGDAVFAYVLLAPAFLLLAVVAFYPLVRTFEFSLREDAIRSADPFGAFVGLDNYEALLTGEALLPQQFLDLTFETPILQQALFVTLAFAILSVLFETLIGFGQALIIDKEFYGRRWVRVAIIIPYAIPIVIQGMIFYLMFSPRVGFATEFMQSLGLFGSNPLSSTTESFFIVLVADVWKTSAFMALLILAGLQSIDRQLYDVARVTGASPWQRFKYITLPLIAPALLVAMLFRTMDAMRIYGLIDSTAGCQTVPSMSCLVVTAFNESRRWATASAVAFLTAVTIGVIVLVYLIGLRDSESGMA from the coding sequence GTGACACCAGACACGTCAGAGCAGAACACACGACTCTGGGCGCGCCCGCTCAACTGGCTCGAAACCAAGGGCGACGCCGTGTTCGCGTACGTCCTGCTAGCACCTGCGTTCCTGCTGCTAGCGGTCGTCGCGTTCTACCCACTCGTCCGAACGTTCGAGTTCTCGCTGCGCGAGGACGCGATTCGGTCGGCAGACCCGTTCGGTGCGTTCGTCGGGCTGGACAACTACGAGGCGTTGTTGACGGGAGAGGCGTTACTGCCCCAGCAATTTCTCGACCTGACGTTCGAGACGCCCATCCTGCAGCAGGCGCTGTTCGTGACGCTCGCGTTCGCGATTCTCAGCGTCCTGTTCGAGACACTCATCGGGTTCGGACAGGCGCTCATCATCGACAAGGAGTTCTACGGCCGTCGATGGGTGCGCGTCGCGATCATCATCCCCTACGCGATTCCGATCGTCATTCAGGGGATGATCTTCTACCTGATGTTCAGCCCGCGTGTCGGCTTCGCGACGGAGTTCATGCAGTCGCTCGGGCTGTTCGGCTCGAACCCGCTGTCGTCGACGACCGAGTCGTTCTTCATCGTCCTGGTCGCCGACGTCTGGAAGACGTCAGCGTTCATGGCGTTGCTGATCCTCGCAGGCTTGCAGAGTATCGATCGCCAGCTGTACGACGTCGCGAGAGTTACCGGCGCGTCGCCGTGGCAGCGATTCAAGTACATCACGCTGCCACTGATCGCGCCGGCGCTGCTGGTCGCGATGCTGTTCCGGACGATGGACGCGATGCGTATCTACGGGCTGATCGACTCGACGGCCGGCTGTCAGACAGTCCCGTCGATGAGTTGTCTGGTGGTCACGGCGTTCAACGAGTCCAGACGCTGGGCGACTGCATCCGCCGTCGCGTTCCTGACGGCCGTGACGATCGGCGTCATCGTGCTGGTCTATCTGATCGGCCTGCGTGACTCGGAGAGTGGTATGGCATGA
- a CDS encoding extracellular solute-binding protein produces the protein MNRSESGEKGSGVSRRRFIETTGAAGVALTLAGCGGGGGGGGIQITADQEYADASGAVTDALYDAGLSEDIDVTINAGDFESGARRSSFISALDAGRSDPDIFMMDSGWTIPFIVRDQLVNLSDELSQDTLDFVQSDYLSSSVQTASDPDSGDLYGLPLFPDYPVMHYRKDLVEEAGYDPEGENWSTEPMSWQEFAEIAADVWDQSGVEYGFTTQAAEYLGLACCTFSETMTSWGGSYFGDHSNLFGPVGDRPITVNEQPVHDTIRMMRSFVRGPDANNTLSGYPKITNTDIFEFTEEDAREPFTGGDAVFMRNWPYAIASTLGAEDSPITQETYGTMPLPYGVEDGQGNYEGTGGPAHALGGWHLTVNPNSDNVSDAASVLESFANEDVMLTILEEVGNLPPVPSVTANANPDNVGPIGPHLETLAVAGENTVARPVTAVWPDQEAVVAEEVHAAYLGEKSPQGAMSDLEGRLNNFEQG, from the coding sequence ATGAATCGCTCAGAGAGCGGTGAGAAAGGTTCCGGAGTGTCGCGCCGACGATTTATCGAAACAACCGGTGCAGCTGGTGTTGCGCTGACTCTTGCAGGTTGTGGCGGTGGTGGTGGCGGCGGCGGTATCCAGATCACGGCCGATCAAGAATACGCTGACGCGTCAGGCGCGGTCACCGACGCGCTGTACGATGCGGGCCTCAGTGAGGACATCGACGTTACCATCAACGCGGGCGACTTCGAGTCGGGCGCGCGCCGGTCTTCGTTCATTTCCGCACTGGACGCGGGCCGGTCGGACCCGGACATCTTCATGATGGACTCGGGATGGACGATTCCGTTCATCGTCCGCGATCAGCTGGTCAACCTCAGCGACGAGCTGTCCCAGGACACGCTGGACTTCGTTCAGAGCGACTACCTGTCCTCGTCGGTCCAGACTGCGAGTGATCCCGACTCGGGAGACCTCTACGGACTCCCGCTGTTCCCGGACTACCCGGTGATGCACTACCGAAAGGACCTCGTCGAAGAGGCCGGCTACGATCCGGAAGGCGAAAACTGGTCGACCGAGCCGATGTCCTGGCAGGAGTTCGCCGAGATCGCGGCCGACGTCTGGGACCAGAGCGGCGTCGAATACGGGTTCACGACACAGGCCGCCGAGTACCTCGGACTGGCCTGCTGTACGTTCAGTGAGACGATGACGTCGTGGGGCGGGTCGTACTTCGGCGATCACAGCAACCTCTTTGGCCCCGTCGGCGACCGGCCGATCACGGTCAACGAACAGCCGGTCCACGACACGATCCGGATGATGCGGTCGTTCGTCCGCGGGCCGGACGCCAACAACACCCTTTCGGGGTACCCCAAGATCACGAACACCGACATCTTCGAGTTCACCGAAGAAGACGCCCGAGAGCCGTTCACCGGTGGCGACGCGGTGTTCATGCGCAACTGGCCGTACGCGATCGCGTCGACGCTGGGCGCGGAAGACTCGCCGATCACTCAGGAAACCTACGGCACGATGCCGCTGCCGTACGGCGTCGAAGATGGCCAGGGCAACTATGAGGGAACCGGTGGGCCGGCCCACGCCCTCGGTGGCTGGCACCTGACTGTCAACCCCAACAGCGACAACGTCAGCGACGCCGCGTCGGTCCTCGAATCCTTCGCCAACGAGGACGTGATGCTCACGATCCTCGAAGAGGTCGGGAACCTGCCGCCGGTGCCGTCGGTCACGGCGAACGCGAACCCGGACAACGTCGGACCGATCGGTCCACACCTCGAGACGCTGGCCGTCGCGGGCGAGAACACGGTCGCGCGTCCGGTGACGGCAGTCTGGCCGGACCAGGAGGCCGTCGTCGCCGAAGAGGTCCACGCCGCCTACCTCGGTGAGAAATCACCGCAAGGGGCGATGTCCGACCTCGAAGGTCGACTCAACAACTTCGAACAGGGATAA